A stretch of DNA from Misgurnus anguillicaudatus chromosome 15, ASM2758022v2, whole genome shotgun sequence:
cgttacaaccgaggtatgcctcaaagcatttgtgaagccacaacatgcataaccttgaggcggatgggctacaacagcaaaagaccccaccgggtaccactcatctcctctacaaataggaaaaagaggctacaatttgcacaaactcaccaaaattggacagttgaagactggaaaaatgttgcctggtctgatgagtctcgatttttgttgagacattcagatggtagagtaagaatttggcgtaaacagaatgaaaacatggatccatcattgttaccactgtgcaggctggtggtagTGATGTGATGgtgtggggatgttttcttggcacactttaggccccttagtgccaattgggcatcgtttaaatgccacgacctacctgagcattgtttctgaccatttccatccctttatgaccacgctgtacccatcctctgatggctacttccattaggataatgcaccatgtcacaaagctcgaatcatttcaaattggtttcttgaacatgacaatgcgttcactgtactaaaatggcccccacagttaccagatcttaacccaatagagcatctttgggatgtgatggaacgggagcttcgtgcccagGATGTGCATCCCAAAAAACTCAAAATGCAacatgctatcctatcaatatgggccaacatttctaaagaatgctttcagcaccttgttgaatccatgccacgtagaattaaagcagttctgaaggcgaaagggggtcaaacacagtattagtatggtgttcctaataatcctttaggtgtgtGTATGTAGAAATAGGACAACAGaaatcaaaaaatatataatatgcaatattCTTTACAATATGTGTGCATGAGTGACAAactgcactgtcagaaaaaaagataaaaaatggtcccaaaatggtcactggggcagtagcctttaaaaatgacctctgaggtactaatatgcattcCTTGTTACCAATATGTGCCTCTGAGGTACAAATATGAACTATTTAGGTGCAACAGTGTACTTTTTggaagggtaccgccccagtgacatctAGTGACCATTTTTTGCTGACAGTGTGTACAGTTACCAATAATGCACAAAACATAGGTACATTGCAAGAATGTTCTCTCTTGCTTTGAAATGTTCAACTATCAGAGTAACttaaacaaagaagaaaatgCAATATTGTAACGGTTTTATTCCTCTGTTTACTAACAAAGTGGATGACATACGGGTCTGAAAACTAGCTGGTATAGTGGTAAGTAGTTTGTCAGCATTTTTACTTGCTGCTTGTGTGTTCCAGGTAAAAATAATGAAGTAATCCTAAAGGTGTCACATTCAGAACAGGACCATGGGAAATGGTGGTTCAGTCAGCGTAATGCTCAGGGTGAGGTGATGCTGACTCTCCACAGTCCTGCCGATGCTCCAGTAGGTTTGTACAGCATGACTGTGGTTCTCCTCTCACCTGACGGTCAGATTCTGGAGCAAACAAAGCCTCAGTCCTTCTACCTGCTTTTCAATCCCTGGTGCAAAGGTGAGCAGCTTTTAATGCAACAATTGAAACGTGGACACAAATAGTAGTGCAATAAACAGTGTTTATTATGTGCAATAGGTTTGAGATACTATAGCATGTGAATATCTTGGCCTTACATTAAAGCACAATGAACTTCCTTGTATAGAGGACTCTGTGTACCTCCCCAGTGAGGAAAAACTACAGgagtacattttaaatgaaaatgggATCGTGTACCAGGGCTCGTGGGATGACATCACCACCGTGCCCTGGAACTTTGGACAGGTCACACATGCATACATTCACATTTGCTCAGCAAATTAACATCTGTTTAAAAAGTATCGTGGTCACTGGTTAGAAAGTGTTCCTGAGATGACGGACAAATGATCAGGATTTATGCAGCGTGTGAATTGTGACAGATTGATGGCAACAGAGCTAGAGAAGGCTTGTAAGGTGTGCGACTTTTCTGTCACAAATGGCTGTCTCACAGAAATAGAAAGTGAAACAGTACCAGATGACTAGTGAATGTGCTGAAATAAACAATTATTATTGTTGGTTTTAGTAACCAttttactgataaaaaaataatccagcaTGCATTTCTATCCTAGATCAGACTAGTTAACACTTATGCATCAAGTGGAGTGGTAAAGATAAAAGGCAATGCATGCATACCTACTGGTTAACCAAGatgatctgtttaaaaaaactggTTGACCTAGCAAATCTAACTGGTTAATCTACATTCTGTACTGTACTGAGCTATAGATCTCTTTGTAAACAGTTTGAAAAAGATGTGGTGGATATTTGCTTTGAAGTCTTGGACAATTCACCTGCAGCGCTAAGGAATTCAGAGATGGACATCGGCAACAGAGCATGCCCAGTTTACGTTAGCAGAACTGTTACTGCCATGGTAAGCCATTTAGCATCTCCACCAATATCATGTTTGTAACAGGTGTAtttatgcaaataaaaaaactgcattGATAGGTGAATGCTAATGATGACCGTGGAGTGGTGTACGGCCGCTGGGATGGAAAGTACGATGATGGTGTGGCTCCCTCACGTTGGACTGGCAGTGTGCCCATTCTGAGAAGCTGGAGTAGGGGTGGAGGACAAATGGTGCGCTATGGTCAGTGTTGGGTGTTCACAGGTGTGGCCTGCACAGGTGAGAATACAAATTAATGGTGACCTTCAATAAACCGTTCAATGAACAGTTTCCGCAGCTAATATAAAGCTTTGAATATTACTATGTCTTATATGTGGTCTTCTCTTTCCACAGTCCTCCGCTGTCTTGGCATCCCAACCAGATGTATCACTAACTACTCATCAGCTCACGACACAAATGGCAACATCACTGTGGACTACCTGTTCAATAATCAGCTTGAAAGTATATCTGAAGCCAGGACAGACACAATCTGGTGAGATTTACGTAATAGCTTAGTGGTTGTATGTAGAAAGGATATCTCAGTTTTTCTCCTATAGACAGCAAAGAGATCAAAAGGAAAGCAAATGGAAACTTTAATATTTTCCTCTTGACATCCACTTTTTACATTAGGAATTACCATTGTTGGGTTGAGTGCTGGATGAAGCGTGATGATCTCCCAGTAGGTTACGATGGGTGGCAGGTGTTAGATCCAACGCCTCAGGAAAGAAGTGATGGTAGGctataaacaacaataatacCTTTTCATCCATGTGCTTAACTCCTCAAAGTACACAGTTTCCTAGGCTTTCTCTGGCACATCCATCTGTTAACTAGTCTCCTTCATCCTCTGTGAAGAATCCCACGTCCTCACAGGTGTCTTCTGCTGTGGGCCTTGTCCAGTTCAAGCAGTCAAAGAGGGAGAGCTGGGGTTGAAGTACGATACTCCATTTGTGTTCTCTGAAGTGAATGCAGATCTGGTCGTCTGGATGGTCCATCCAGATGGGAAACGAACCCGAGTGTCCCAAAACAGCAAAACTGTAGGGAAAAAAATCAGCACCAAGAGTGTGTATGGTGACACCAGAGAAGACATTACGGCTAACTACAAATATCCTGAAGGTAATGTCCAAAAATGAAATGTGCACAAATTAtttgtttacaattaaaaaagtaaataggGTCAGTTTCATGTTGATTTCAcaaactcacctaaaggattatttggaacacctgttcaacatggcagttgcttcaatacataaaggggtgtggtcctggtcaatctcctgaactccaaactgaatgtcagaatgggaaagaaaggtgatttaagcaattttgagcatggcatggttttTGGTGCCAGAcagggccggtctgagtatttcacaatctgctcagttactgggattttcacgcacaaccatttctaaggtttacaaagaatggtagaaaatgccttgttgatgctagaggtcagaggatgaatgggccaactgattcaagctgatagaagagaaactttgactgaaataaccacttgttacaaccgaggtatgcagcaaagcatttgtgaagccacaacacgcacaaccttgaggggaatgggctacaacagcaaaagaccccaccgggtatcactcatctccactacaaataggaaaaagaggctaccaTTTGCACaaactcaccaaaattggacagatgaagactggaaaaatgttgccttgtctgatgagtctcgatttctgttgagacattcagatggtagagtcagaatttggcgtaaacagaatgagaacatggatccatcatgccttgttaccactgtgcaggctgctggtggtggtgtaatggtgttggggatgttttctttggacactttaggccccttagtgcaaattgggcattgtttaaatgccacggcctacctgagcattgttttttcaccatgtccattcctttatgaccaccatgtacccatcctctgatggctacttccagcaggataatgcactatgtcacaaagctcaaatcatttcaaattggtttcttgaacatgacaatgagttcactgtactaaaagggcccccacagtcaccagatctcatcCCAGctgagcatctttgggatgtggtggaatgggaactttgtgccctggatgtgcatctcacaaatctccatcaactgcaagatgctatcctatcaatatgggtcaacatttctaaagaatgctttcagcaccttgttgaatcaatgccacgtagaattaaggcagttctgaaggcgaaagggggtcagacacagtattagtatggtgttcctaataatcctttaggtgagtgtatatttgtCCAGTGTTGCATGATTTGATATTTCCTTAAGTAGTATATTTTTCCTCTTAACAGGTTCAGTGAAAGAACGAGAGGTTTATATAAAGGCAGGGAGACAAGTGGCTCAACAGAATGAAGGCCCAGGAGAGCTTGAGCTCTTCATCAAACACGCTCCGGCTATCCACGGGACAGACTTTGATGTGATCGTAGAGGTGTATAACGGCGCTGCAAATGACACAGATGTACAGCTAACAGTCACATCGAATGCAATAACCTACAACAGTATCAACCGCGGAGAGTGCCAGAGAAAGAAAACTACTCTCAACATTCCAGCTCGCAAAGGTAGGACCAGGAAATGTAAAGAAGTAAATACATATATGATTAATGTTACATAAAGTGAATCCAATAAGTTTTTGGGTTTAggacacacactgtaaaaagtgtaagttggattaacttaaaaaattactttaattggtaacacctaaaaaagtgTAACATTTTCTTACTTAAGAAAAAAGTTGGGAAAGGCCTATTTTTTAGCTGTTAACAATTGAagtaaattaacaaaaaaaaatcaatattacacttaaagtgagaaaatgtaaattgaaaaaaaaaaatgtaaatccaactttcacttatTATTACAGTGCATATAAATGTAtgagtttaatgtatttttaacaaaaaatatcaaacaaAGTGTCATCCATAAGTGGTTGTGCATACTTCTTATACTATTTTTTACAGCAAATGCTAAAATCAGATTTATCTGCATGTCTTTTTTAGCTCATAAAGAAGTTTTGCGACTTAAGTACGATCATTATGGAGCATGTGTGTCTGAACATCACATGATAAGGGTCACAGCGCTCCTCCAACCCACTGATGACGACGGCATCATCCTGCAAGAAATCAACATTCCCTTGAAAATGCCAGCGCTCCATATCAAAGTATGAAGCGTGATGACTTGCTGACTATGTTCTTTGCTCTAAATGCTGATCACTTTCTttatttaatgacatttttctaCATTCCAGATTGTCGGAAAAGCGTTTGTGTCTCGTAAACTGACAGCTCACATCTCCTTCACCAATCCCCTGCCTGTTAGTCTGCAAGGAGGCGTGTTTACCGTGGAGGGAGCAGGGCTAACTGAAGCAAGGGAAATAAAAACACAGTATGTAACttgtaaattttaattttttaatttggaAAACACTTTTATTCGATGTGACTACTTAGCAAAGTAGCAAAATAGTTGAAGGATAAATAAATGAGGCAAGAATTGATgcaatgcattaactaattttaacaaatgcaaccttattctaaagtgttaccaaaatctGTTTGGCTATTAAATCAATGTCTGTCTCTGATTCTCTTGTAGTGGTAAAATTGAACCTGGTCAGAATGTGATGGTTAAATTCTCTTTCAAGCCTACCCGTGTTGGCCTGAGGAAACTGCTTGTCGACTTTGACTCAGACAGACTGAAAGATGTTAAGGGAGAAGCCACTATCATTGTTCGTAATATAAAGATAAATAATGCTTCTTTCCtagaaatgtaaacaaacatgtacTATTTAAAACCATATAGTACAATGATGGGTGTGTAAATAATACTACTATGTATGCAAAATAATAGGTAACAATTATGTTAATAAcatattttgtatttctttGTATTTCATTTGCTATTTATTTATACAGAGTTTACTTAATTTAGTTGACGATTACCATCTGTTGTCTTTGCATGCTTTTATTCACAATTTGATTATAAAAACaagatacattttatatttaatattcataGACACGTAAATACACCTTAGCTTTAAATGTAAACCTTTTTAATGACgcttttaatgttaaaattaccAATGCAAATGTGACAGTTATTTTGTaatctttttttattctgtATAAACTTATTTACTGTCTCTCAAGGCATAAGgccaaataaaaatatgtttgcaaaCGTGGCCTTTTTATTTGTACTAGTATTTACAAGAGAAAGGGGGGCTTCTTTTGGAAGGATAAAGTAACTTATTAAACACCTCTATTATAGCTGCTTTACTAGGAAAGCAGGTGACATTTATTACAGGCAGATTTTTCAGTAGTTGCACCATTTTCCCATTTAAACTAGAGTATGGGAGTGTGTGTAAAATAGCATTTTATCGCCATCTGCTGTTAGGTAATGCTTCCTGTAAACTTTATACTAATAATCACAATATtgaatgaaacattttatttattgtttttatgtaacattttatgtaagcttttcttttacattttatgtaagATAGTGTATAGAATACCGCAGAAATTACGTATTTTTTGTAGACCAACCCCCGAAATTAGCGGGGGTTGGCCTACACTCGCTAAAAAGCCCTAGAAATCACTCGCtaaaaagcccattcatttttcccatagacttttggattctcgcaaaaaataagctctgtgttgaataaaagtttatgactcttacacgttttgtccaacaaaATAATCTTCATAGATAAACTACACTTTAATGATTTTTGAAGTCTAAATGAGTTTActagaaatatttttttgctaaataacaaataatatcAACATTTAAAAGCAAATTGCTTTATTCattcaaaaatattaattttaataaaaaaaatatataactatCTCACTTTGTAAGATTCTAAAGGAAAGATAAACCAGGTCCAAAATGACGTCTTAAGTCTCTGTTGTACGTATGACACTAAATTGttacaaatataacaaaaatataaatattaaccTACTGTTACTTTATCGTTGCATCATCCAGTTTCTTTCACTGTGCATTGACATATACAGGCGCCTCTTTGTCTTTACTGACAGCATCCTAAACCAATAGAATATACGTAAAGCGTACCGTCCCTGTTCATCGACCAATCATGTATGTTGTGGGCGGGACTTCTGCCCTCTTTTGGTTTCAACCGGCGTGGGGACGTAGTGTGGCTGGTTACTGAAGCGGTTATAAGCTTAATATTCGTAAGTAACACAACCTTTGTATTTGTTTCGTTACtttgtatttattaaaatgtgttacACGCATTAACTGTTTATATCACAAAGCTTTAAGCCTGAAATTGCACGAGGTTTCAGAGAGAACGTCTTGGTTGTCAGCTTAGCTTCGTCTCGAGGCTCGTCTCGTGTTTAGGGAAGCAAGCTAttgttaaataaaacatataaacgGTATCATTTCCCAAACTTTACAACTTATGTGAATTTAATAACAGGATCACACATGTAATACTCTGTagtaatttaaaaaattcatAATAGGAATGATTTCTTTTGATGATGATGTAAGAAAGCACTAGCCTGCATCACACTGAGATCAATGGGGTTGGCTGTCATGAACTAATGAAACAGAAACTATTACAGTAGTCGCATATTGTTTTaccttttatttattattatgctcacgtttcctcttttatttttttattttctcatgTATGCTAATTAAGTCTTGCAGGTATTTAAATCATGATGGGAAGAACTTCTCTTAATCATCTTTACCTTTTCTAGGAGCATAGAGCATTGTTATCTATGGCTCTTCATCTCACTTTTTTCTGTGCCAAAGCATTCTTCTGTTGTCAGGTGAACCTACTGTGTGTGCCGGACTTGGTCTGCTGGTTTGTTCACTTGACTACTAACGTTGCATTGGAAAATCTTGATGTTCTGAATAGTGAGCAGATGTCGGTGTGGTTTAAACCATGGTTTCAAAACACATGCAAGAAGATGCATGCATGGGTTGAATGGTTATAATGGACGTTGTGATTTGGTAAATGTCCTGGGTATGAAGTGTTTTGAGACCGTTGTTATAGTGGTGTCATAGTTACTGGAGGGATTTTGGTGGTTTGCTGTGGACTAGCTCCGCCTGCTGACTGTTTTCATGCTTTAATCCTGCATCAaattaaatggttttaaaaaactaTGCTTTTTTAGGTTTTTGCTCATAATTTGAAAATTGTGGTTGCTGTATCTCAATTGGCAAAGCATTATGCTTGCAACACAAGatctgggttcaaacccaggaaACACATGTCAATGGACATTTtcatttggataaaagtgtctgccaaatgcattaatgtaaataagtaatggtattttacatttatatccACATTTAAATAAGCATGGTCACTTATCCAACTAAAGAAAGAGTCATGTGATGATGTGTCCGCCCATGTCATGCGGATCAGTTATTGTTCACTTGTAAAGACTTTAATTGGTGGGTTGGCAAGCTTTGCTTCCTCACTAATAAGATGACTGGCATGGCTTAGAAAGCATACAAAGTGAAACGTAGGGTGTGCTGCACAAGTATCTAAAACAAAATCACAAAGCATTTGCATGCTTACTCCACCCATGATTTGATGAAACTGGTTTTCTCATTCCT
This window harbors:
- the LOC129418580 gene encoding protein-glutamine gamma-glutamyltransferase 2 yields the protein MANAMLSGIDLQCYENNHAHRTEEMDIKRLIVRRGQPFSVVLLCAEYTPLPPDHSLNLILHLGKNNEVILKVSHSEQDHGKWWFSQRNAQGEVMLTLHSPADAPVGLYSMTVVLLSPDGQILEQTKPQSFYLLFNPWCKEDSVYLPSEEKLQEYILNENGIVYQGSWDDITTVPWNFGQFEKDVVDICFEVLDNSPAALRNSEMDIGNRACPVYVSRTVTAMVNANDDRGVVYGRWDGKYDDGVAPSRWTGSVPILRSWSRGGGQMVRYGQCWVFTGVACTVLRCLGIPTRCITNYSSAHDTNGNITVDYLFNNQLESISEARTDTIWNYHCWVECWMKRDDLPVGYDGWQVLDPTPQERSDESHVLTGVFCCGPCPVQAVKEGELGLKYDTPFVFSEVNADLVVWMVHPDGKRTRVSQNSKTVGKKISTKSVYGDTREDITANYKYPEGSVKEREVYIKAGRQVAQQNEGPGELELFIKHAPAIHGTDFDVIVEVYNGAANDTDVQLTVTSNAITYNSINRGECQRKKTTLNIPARKAHKEVLRLKYDHYGACVSEHHMIRVTALLQPTDDDGIILQEINIPLKMPALHIKIVGKAFVSRKLTAHISFTNPLPVSLQGGVFTVEGAGLTEAREIKTHGKIEPGQNVMVKFSFKPTRVGLRKLLVDFDSDRLKDVKGEATIIVRNIKINNASFLEM